The sequence below is a genomic window from Setaria italica strain Yugu1 chromosome IV, Setaria_italica_v2.0, whole genome shotgun sequence.
ATGTGGTGTGCTGTAAGGTgcttataattttctctattttACCTATCTAATCGTATTATACTGAAACTGTACTTGTACAAATTTTAACACTCTATATCACCTAGTTTGCCTTCTTTACTAGCATTTTCATTACTTTGTAGGTGTTGGCTGGGAAGACAAAGATATACATAATCTTGGAACTTATCACTGGAGGTGAACTGTTTGATAGAATTGTAAGAATCTTGTGTTCTCTGACATGCCCAATTAAGTAGCTTAATTGTCTATTGCTGCATCCTATACCGTCATATATTTCTAGCAGATTTGTGCAGTAATCAGAATTAGTCACAACTAGCTTCAGTTTTATGCTAAAGTATCAGTAGTTGATTTTAAGTGTTCCTTCTCCTAAATTATAATAACACTAATTGCTGCCCTACTTGAAATATACCATTTTTTAATAAACCGAGAActatgccttttttttttgttattaggACTGTGTTTCTGTATGTGAAATATTCTTTGATACCATGTTATCAACCATTCTACAAGAAACTTGTACCCAACAGATAAGCCCAGTACCTATGAACCATGATTCAATAAACAATTCCTGCCTGTAGCTTTTATGAGGAAAATTCTTATATGATTCAGACAAACAAATCACAAGTTTTCAAGTAAATGAGAATTCAAGTCAATCCATTGGTGACCAAAGATGCTTGAGGGTTTCTGCAACTGTGTTTTTGGGGAGCATAGGTCACTTTTTAACATATCCTTGAATCCTTTTTGATGATATTAATCCCTTTTTTGAATTAAAACACTTGATGAATCTAGAAGGAACTAGGTGACTTTGATATTtagaagaaataggcacccaaatttGAGAAGAATTTGAATGGGTGCACCCCACTTGATTCCTATTCCTACACCCTTTTTATGAATATTGATCTATGGTAGCTGATAAGATCAAATATTTGTAGGCCCACCATGGGAAGCTTCGTGAGAATGAAGCCGGCAAGTACTTCCAGCAGCTTATTGATGCCATTGATTATTGCCACAGTAAAGGAGTTTATCATAGGGATTTGAAGGTCTCTCCTCGATAATTGATGAAAGTGTCATTTTAGCCATTCATTTATTGCATTTCTCACACTGACAATATGGGCTTTGTGTTGTAGCCTGAGAATCTGCTTCTTGATGCACGTGGAAACTTAAAAGTTTCTGATTTTGGACTTAGCACACTGTCTCAGAATGTAAGTTTTGTAATTTCTATTCTTCTGCTGCCGACTTATATTATTGTGCTGATAAGGAGCTTCCCCCAGGGAGTAGGCCTTCTTCACACAAAATGTGGAACCCCAAATTATGTTGCTCCTGAGGTACGAACTATTGCTAAAAGTTACCAAGTCGTCTAAACATTTGTGCTGGGTGAAATGCTCTCTACTGAAACAAGATCAAACAAAAATCATTGTACACTACATTATACGCATAAATGATCTGTTAAGATTTTCTTTTGACCGGCGGGAGCTCTGCCATTGATTCAAGAAGATCTGGTACAAAATTTATGCATAATAAGTTAAGGGTTCCTTGAGCATGGAGGTGAGGGACTGAGGGTTAGGTTCAGGAATCGTGGAGGATGCTGTTCTTTTGTAATGGAAAATTGTGTATTGTGTTTGCCATGTTCATTCCAAGCTGTAGTTAGTTGCACGTTCGTCATTAATTTCGCTTGTGCCTGTCATCGTCGTATCTTTCACACCATTTTCACATAAAATTATGAGTGTCTCAGTACGTATATGTTCTGTATCTTTAACTTGTATCAATATTTTAGGTGCTAGGCAGCAATGGATATGACGGATCAGCAGCAGATATTTGGTCATGTGGTGTTATTCTCTATGTTTTAATGGCTGGTTACCTTCCCTTTGAGGAAAATGACCTTCCAAGCTTGTATGAAAAGGTATCAGCTTCTTTTCAATTGTGCAATTCTGCATATATCATTGTCTCCTAAAATTGTTGATTCACATAATTACTTGGCTCATGTAACACTGAAACCTCTCTCCCCTTACTTTGTATCAAGATAACTGCAGCTCAGTATTCATGTCCATATTGGTTCTCTCCAGGAGCCAGCTCATTGATTCAGAGAATACTTGATCCAAATCCAAAAACTGTAAGTAAAAGCACAAGCTTATTTCGTTCCAGTGTTTGCATTTGAAACAAAGTTTATCGCGTGACTTTAAGCTTTCAGAAGATTTTGATCAACAGTTGCTCTGTTAATTACCTTTATAAGTATTTTGTCATatatttgtttgtattgatgttcTGATATGCGTTTGAGAAATCCCATATACCAGTTCAATTTAAGAACTTGCCACAACAACTTATATACATTTCTTTCAAAGCATCTTTACCTATCATGTACCATTTCAGTTGTCTGTATTCACAAATAAATTGATGGTACCATTTCTCATGCCTCCGAGCTGTTTCTTTCCAGCGTATCACTATTGAAGAAATAAGGGCTGACCCATGGTTTAAGAAGAACTATGTAGCTATTAGGCGTGGTGAAGATGAAAATGTCAGCCTGGATGATGTTCAGGCAGTTTTTGACAATATTGAGGTTTGTGGTACAGTATTAATTGGTTGATCCAAGCATGTTATGGAAAAACATTTATCTCCTTTCAGAGTCGCCAGAAAGATCCCTATTGTTCTATTGTCCATTTGAAGCCGAAGTTTTTCTTATTTGTTTCTGCAGTTGATTTTATACtatgtttcttttttcaggACAAGTATGTATCTGAGGAGGTAACTCACAAGGATGGTGGTCCTCTTATGATGAATGCCTTTGAGATGATTACACTATCTCAAGGTTTGGATCTCTCAGCATTGTTTGATAGGCAACAGGTAATTTGTAGCTCCATTTAGTCCAGCATAGTGGACAATTGTCATTTTCATACTTTAGTGGCCCTGAACCCAAGTAGTACAACATGCCAATGTCCGGCAACCGATTAAGTGCTGGGAGAGGGAGAATTCTTAATCTAAAGAGACAATCCCATCCTTTTGTAGATGGATTGACTTGACCCTTAAAAAAGTAATCCCTAGAATTAAAGAAATAACTCAATCTAATCTTAAATATAAATAACAAAGCATATCCTATGGTCACTATCAACAGTGCCATGTGGTTTCTGTTAGTGTGAATGTAACCACGCATGATCAGTTAATATGGCGCTATTAATTAGCACAGTGAAGTTTGAAATGTTTGTGTGAAGATATGAATTTAACCTGTCAGCTCTTTTTCCCATCATTAATGTTTTATACCACTTCTGTGCTACCTGCTACTTTGCTGCTGTTGTCTACTATTCCCCCCAATTCCCTAGAGTActcttgagaaaaaaaatgaactagTAGCATATTTCCTATTTAACAAACACGATGTAACCTGACCTgttttttctcctcttcctGTTTGTTCTTGTACCATCAGTTATTTAATTATCCTAATTGATTGATATTGATTTAACATTTATGCAACTATTATGGACCAAGGACGAAACCTTGGCCATGCTTATGAAGTTATGTTGAAAACAAAATATGTGAGTATGTGACAGACTGGGATACCATCCTACAATACTTGTGCACTGAGCTTTCACACATTTTAGTGGCAAAATCAGATTTAAACACCATTCAAATAACAGTTTTGCATGACTATGCTTCGTTCAGTAGCAAAACCAAACCAAATAATTAAACATCTTATTACAAACAAGATTTAAGCAACTATCGTATTTAAATCAACTTCTTCAGTGTTGAGAAGTATTTGCCCGCTGCAATTGATCACATGGGAATTGTGATTAATTCATGTCGCAGAAGACATACCTACATTTCATTTTTATCTACATGTAGGCATTGATTGTTTTGTGCTTGCTTCTTTTATTTCATCATCTCTTTAATATGTGGGTGCGTGCCATTTCTTTATTCACATCTCAATGCTTATGGATGTCAGGCATTTATTTGGTCAAATGCCTTTTGCATCACTTGAATTTTCCATTTGTAGGAGTTTGTGAAGCGCCAGACCCGTTTTGTCTCGAGAAAACCAGCTATGACTATAGTAGCTACGATCGAAGTTGTTGCTGAGTCTATGGGTCTCAAGGTCCATTCCCAGAATTACAAGGTCCACTTGAAGCGAACACTTGCTGGATAAACATTTAGCTTTTGTTAATCTTCATGTGCTGATACATATTTATTAACTTTGCAGCTACGGCTCGAAGGCACATCACCAAACAGGATGGGCCAATTTGCTGTTGTTCTGGAGGTG
It includes:
- the LOC101757697 gene encoding CBL-interacting protein kinase 24 isoform X1; the encoded protein is MASAAARKKRVGRYEVGRTIGQGTFAKVKFAVDAETGAAVAMKVLDKETILSHRMLHQIKREISIMKIVRHPNIVRLNEVLAGKTKIYIILELITGGELFDRIAHHGKLRENEAGKYFQQLIDAIDYCHSKGVYHRDLKPENLLLDARGNLKVSDFGLSTLSQNVSFVISILLLPTYIIVLIRSFPQGVGLLHTKCGTPNYVAPEVLGSNGYDGSAADIWSCGVILYVLMAGYLPFEENDLPSLYEKITAAQYSCPYWFSPGASSLIQRILDPNPKTRITIEEIRADPWFKKNYVAIRRGEDENVSLDDVQAVFDNIEDKYVSEEVTHKDGGPLMMNAFEMITLSQGLDLSALFDRQQEFVKRQTRFVSRKPAMTIVATIEVVAESMGLKVHSQNYKLRLEGTSPNRMGQFAVVLEIFEVAPSLYMVDVRKVAGETLEYHRFYKNLCSKLDSIIWRPIEVSAKSTLLRTTTRCVP
- the LOC101757697 gene encoding CBL-interacting protein kinase 24 isoform X2; protein product: MASAAARKKRVGRYEVGRTIGQGTFAKVKFAVDAETGAAVAMKVLDKETILSHRMLHQIKREISIMKIVRHPNIVRLNEVLAGKTKIYIILELITGGELFDRIAHHGKLRENEAGKYFQQLIDAIDYCHSKGVYHRDLKPENLLLDARGNLKVSDFGLSTLSQNGVGLLHTKCGTPNYVAPEVLGSNGYDGSAADIWSCGVILYVLMAGYLPFEENDLPSLYEKITAAQYSCPYWFSPGASSLIQRILDPNPKTRITIEEIRADPWFKKNYVAIRRGEDENVSLDDVQAVFDNIEDKYVSEEVTHKDGGPLMMNAFEMITLSQGLDLSALFDRQQEFVKRQTRFVSRKPAMTIVATIEVVAESMGLKVHSQNYKLRLEGTSPNRMGQFAVVLEIFEVAPSLYMVDVRKVAGETLEYHRFYKNLCSKLDSIIWRPIEVSAKSTLLRTTTRCVP